A single Leptolyngbya ohadii IS1 DNA region contains:
- a CDS encoding DUF3370 domain-containing protein yields MLTVLSAFTLAQVIAPRPGVPVVPPAEVRSPARPSQIRPAIPPTTPPQPAAPSRPAITSPPSFPALPPRPFDIVQTQEVRPLPGELDSTPVFNSNSPELIQTEGILLSTFPSAGMRTPEAHLNYPFQGRFDIFAHHIARGITPDDVRTLYVGILVSNPSNQPVRIEIGQGVSYLSQEAPFFDLPAYVANPMGTVYAGPGSRTANDVLRRQRQPHWPTQVIIPPGGTYLLANVPIPLRRLTVATNGTLPPGYIIPGLPTPSVAAEEARTGIDEGNTAVRNTATGKSTNRPAPATPPVPDNRPLPSNGRTVLMQLNSSGPVYVASLAMYAPLVNGTTERVPTQAEWEALLRSGTFAGPRDRIPTPPNSRSFTRFFYGRVAGVSQGTEWSARATDNSSVDYLSIPRPGRAFSYVLSTVDRNTFGTGQIQSAPMLVRYPDTAYRAHGNYGVQYNVSLPLQNNTDATQQVTVMMQTPIQDEQRHNGLRFRNPPYEQIFFRGTVRIRFVNDFGIPQTRYIHVVQRRGQEGQPLIRLTMPRGASRQVDVQFIYPPDATPPQVITVQTIENTSVADAAPPESVQTP; encoded by the coding sequence ATGCTAACAGTTCTCTCCGCGTTCACCCTTGCACAAGTCATTGCCCCCCGTCCTGGGGTTCCTGTTGTGCCCCCTGCCGAAGTCAGGTCTCCTGCCAGACCCAGCCAAATTCGTCCGGCTATTCCACCAACTACGCCACCCCAACCCGCTGCGCCTTCTCGCCCGGCGATCACGTCTCCGCCTTCCTTCCCGGCTCTGCCGCCTCGTCCGTTTGACATTGTACAGACGCAGGAAGTTCGCCCGTTGCCCGGAGAGCTTGACAGCACGCCTGTCTTTAACAGCAACAGCCCAGAGCTAATTCAAACCGAAGGAATTCTCCTTTCAACCTTCCCCTCTGCCGGAATGAGAACCCCAGAGGCACACCTGAACTATCCTTTCCAGGGACGTTTCGATATCTTTGCCCATCACATTGCCAGGGGCATCACGCCCGACGATGTGCGAACCCTCTATGTCGGTATTCTCGTCAGCAATCCCAGCAACCAGCCTGTCCGCATTGAGATTGGGCAGGGTGTTAGCTATCTGAGTCAGGAAGCCCCATTTTTTGACCTGCCTGCCTACGTTGCCAATCCAATGGGAACGGTCTATGCCGGACCAGGAAGCCGTACTGCCAATGATGTGCTGAGAAGACAGCGCCAGCCCCATTGGCCCACTCAAGTTATCATTCCGCCGGGGGGAACCTATCTTTTAGCAAACGTGCCCATTCCCCTGCGACGGCTCACGGTTGCCACCAATGGAACCCTGCCCCCTGGGTACATCATTCCTGGGTTGCCAACGCCTTCTGTTGCAGCAGAGGAAGCACGAACTGGAATCGATGAAGGAAATACAGCAGTCCGCAATACCGCAACAGGTAAAAGCACCAACCGCCCTGCGCCAGCAACCCCTCCTGTACCGGATAACCGTCCGCTGCCCAGCAATGGGCGAACCGTACTGATGCAGCTTAACAGCAGTGGTCCTGTTTATGTTGCCAGTCTCGCCATGTATGCACCGCTGGTCAATGGCACTACAGAACGGGTGCCGACTCAAGCAGAGTGGGAAGCCCTGTTGCGAAGCGGCACCTTTGCAGGTCCACGCGATCGCATTCCAACCCCACCGAATAGCCGCTCCTTTACGCGCTTCTTCTATGGTCGAGTTGCCGGAGTGTCCCAGGGCACCGAATGGAGTGCCAGGGCAACGGACAATTCTTCAGTAGACTACCTGAGCATTCCGCGACCGGGACGGGCGTTTTCCTACGTTCTCAGTACCGTCGATCGCAATACATTCGGTACGGGGCAAATTCAGAGTGCGCCGATGCTGGTGCGCTACCCCGATACGGCTTACCGGGCGCATGGCAACTATGGCGTGCAGTACAACGTCTCGCTGCCGCTGCAAAACAACACCGATGCCACGCAGCAGGTCACGGTCATGATGCAGACGCCGATCCAGGACGAGCAGCGACACAATGGATTACGGTTCCGCAATCCGCCCTATGAGCAAATCTTTTTCCGGGGAACGGTGCGGATTCGCTTTGTCAACGATTTTGGGATTCCCCAGACCCGCTATATCCATGTTGTGCAGCGGCGCGGACAGGAAGGACAACCCCTGATTCGTTTGACCATGCCGCGTGGGGCAAGTCGACAGGTTGATGTGCAGTTTATCTATCCGCCTGATGCAACACCGCCGCAGGTGATCACCGTTCAGACGATTGAAAATACTAGCGTTGCGGATGCAGCTCCTCCGGAATCAGTCCAGACACCCTGA
- a CDS encoding DUF4335 domain-containing protein encodes MTIQRQYSLPNCTLVLEGIGDSVAGGDFAHPLLSVITGFQCYLAGYEKPLVGGRDLLNKLVATISDYAQTYLSGIPHRSLRAAATGGSKLADNALGGTERSGQSVQIAQVSPTHHRLLIQPQEVHADSGAVPTPAEYDLTTTQLFDLVEAIDQMLADGQTLPDLTLNVAPLPKRHAAVQKPATQQTVPAVLGIAGLAAAAAALFFVPIPEVRRPEPTPGVTSQTQPGASPTASPSPAAPDSSPTPTASPIAASPEASPAASPTEPSPEASPASPEASSAATASPGTDAESANAATNPAAEAILTSRPEISDPAELEQLQIALYDRLDRSWLTEPTFNEELVYRVGVARSGEILGFRFANDPALNFVNETPLVDLRYPQNEANSQEPIAQFKVVFKPDGVLEISPWNGQAVPAPSP; translated from the coding sequence ATGACGATTCAACGGCAATACAGTTTGCCGAACTGTACGCTGGTGCTGGAAGGCATTGGTGATTCGGTTGCAGGTGGCGACTTCGCCCATCCTCTGCTGTCGGTTATTACTGGGTTCCAGTGCTATCTGGCAGGGTACGAGAAACCCCTGGTCGGCGGGCGGGATCTGCTGAATAAGCTCGTTGCCACGATCAGCGACTATGCCCAGACCTATCTAAGCGGTATTCCCCATCGATCGCTTCGCGCTGCCGCTACAGGCGGGTCGAAGCTGGCAGATAATGCTTTGGGAGGAACCGAGCGCAGTGGACAATCGGTGCAAATTGCTCAGGTGAGTCCAACCCACCATCGCCTGCTGATCCAGCCCCAGGAAGTCCATGCCGATAGCGGTGCGGTGCCAACCCCAGCTGAATATGATTTGACGACGACGCAGCTTTTCGATCTGGTTGAGGCGATCGACCAAATGCTGGCGGACGGGCAAACCCTGCCGGATCTGACGCTCAATGTGGCTCCATTGCCCAAGCGACATGCTGCCGTCCAGAAACCTGCAACCCAGCAGACCGTGCCTGCGGTACTGGGAATTGCCGGACTCGCTGCCGCTGCCGCTGCCCTGTTCTTTGTGCCCATTCCGGAAGTGCGCCGACCGGAACCCACTCCAGGCGTAACCAGCCAAACCCAGCCCGGCGCTTCGCCAACCGCATCCCCTTCCCCCGCTGCCCCGGACAGTTCCCCGACGCCGACGGCATCGCCGATCGCAGCGAGTCCTGAAGCCAGCCCTGCGGCGAGTCCGACCGAGCCTTCTCCTGAAGCCAGTCCTGCCTCTCCTGAAGCCAGTTCCGCTGCCACAGCCAGTCCTGGAACGGACGCGGAATCTGCGAATGCAGCAACTAATCCGGCGGCGGAAGCCATTCTCACCAGTCGTCCCGAAATTTCCGATCCGGCAGAGCTGGAGCAGCTACAAATTGCCCTGTACGACCGCCTCGATCGAAGCTGGCTCACAGAGCCAACCTTTAATGAAGAGCTGGTGTATCGGGTGGGCGTAGCGCGATCGGGGGAAATATTAGGATTCCGGTTTGCCAATGATCCGGCGCTTAACTTTGTGAATGAGACGCCGCTGGTCGATCTGCGCTACCCGCAAAATGAGGCAAATAGCCAGGAGCCGATCGCCCAATTTAAGGTGGTCTTCAAGCCAGATGGCGTCCTGGAAATTAGCCCGTGGAATGGTCAGGCTGTCCCTGCGCCTTCGCCCTAA
- a CDS encoding transglycosylase domain-containing protein produces MSSNTAKPNPANPRKAAKKPRPIRKVSPVLQYFQGVAQVSAGTILALTMLSSSVVAGGLVGLALSFRNLPDVRVLRNYVPSETSYIYDMKGGLLASLHGEANREVVSLNKISPHLKRSVLAIEDSYFFSHHGINPPSVARAFLANLEEGRTVEGGSTITMQLVKNLFLDPRQTINRKVAEAVLALRLEQVFTKDQIFELYLNQVYWGHNNYGAETAAMSFFNKHASELTLGEAAMMAGLIQAPEDYSPFVNLQLAKRRQATVLNRLRELGWITQAEMDAARAEQVKLGEITAFRGSQSPYITDAVIQELSDRFGKDAVLKGGMRVQTTVDMNLQKIAEETVRQGIASIHSQGIYPDQMALVAVDPRTHFVKAMVGGVDYSKSQFNRATQALRQPGSAFKPFVYYAAFATGQYDPNSTISDTPVSYPDGDGYYTPQNYDGSFYGPISMRQALAVSRNIPAIRLGQSVGINRVIEICRTLGIKSPMDPVTSLPLGSVDLTPLEMAGAYATFASGGWQSPTTTIVQVTDSQGRMLLDNTPKPQLVLDPWAVAALNDTMQSVISSGTATSARIGRPAAGKTGTTSSERDIWFAGYVPQLSTAIWVGNDDYTQIGIGATGGTLVAPVWRNFMNRALEGVPVENFKPMSSFPRPQ; encoded by the coding sequence GTGTCTTCCAACACCGCTAAACCGAATCCTGCCAATCCGCGCAAGGCGGCGAAGAAACCTCGTCCAATCCGGAAAGTCTCCCCTGTACTGCAATACTTTCAGGGTGTGGCTCAGGTCAGTGCAGGCACTATTCTCGCGCTTACCATGCTGTCAAGTTCAGTTGTAGCGGGAGGATTAGTGGGGCTGGCGTTGAGTTTTCGCAATCTGCCGGATGTGCGCGTTCTGCGGAACTATGTGCCCTCAGAGACCAGCTATATCTACGACATGAAGGGGGGTCTACTGGCTAGCCTGCACGGCGAGGCAAACCGTGAAGTCGTTAGTCTGAACAAAATTTCGCCCCATTTGAAGCGATCGGTTCTGGCGATCGAAGATAGCTATTTTTTCTCTCATCACGGTATTAATCCCCCTAGCGTTGCCCGGGCGTTTCTGGCAAACCTGGAGGAGGGTCGCACGGTAGAAGGGGGATCAACTATCACCATGCAGCTGGTGAAAAATCTCTTCCTCGACCCGCGTCAGACCATCAACCGGAAGGTGGCGGAGGCGGTGCTGGCGCTGCGGCTGGAGCAGGTGTTCACCAAAGACCAGATTTTTGAGCTGTATCTGAATCAGGTCTACTGGGGACACAACAACTACGGGGCAGAAACGGCGGCAATGAGCTTTTTCAACAAGCACGCCTCCGAACTCACCCTGGGCGAAGCGGCAATGATGGCAGGGCTAATTCAGGCTCCGGAGGACTATAGCCCGTTTGTGAACTTGCAGCTTGCCAAGCGGCGACAGGCAACTGTCCTTAACCGACTGCGCGAACTGGGCTGGATCACCCAGGCAGAAATGGATGCGGCGCGAGCAGAGCAGGTCAAGCTGGGAGAAATTACCGCGTTCCGGGGCAGTCAGTCCCCCTACATCACGGATGCGGTGATCCAGGAATTGAGCGATCGCTTTGGCAAGGATGCCGTCCTCAAAGGCGGGATGCGCGTTCAGACCACCGTAGACATGAACCTGCAAAAAATTGCTGAGGAAACGGTACGTCAGGGAATTGCCTCGATTCACAGTCAGGGCATTTATCCTGACCAGATGGCGCTCGTCGCTGTTGATCCGCGAACCCATTTCGTTAAGGCAATGGTGGGCGGCGTAGACTACAGCAAGAGCCAGTTCAACCGCGCAACGCAGGCACTTCGTCAGCCAGGGTCAGCCTTTAAGCCCTTTGTCTACTACGCTGCCTTTGCCACCGGACAGTACGATCCCAATTCCACCATTTCCGATACGCCCGTCAGCTATCCCGATGGAGACGGCTACTATACGCCGCAGAACTACGACGGCAGCTTCTACGGACCGATTTCCATGCGGCAGGCGCTGGCAGTATCGCGCAACATTCCCGCCATTCGGCTGGGTCAGTCAGTCGGGATTAATCGCGTGATCGAGATCTGCCGCACCCTGGGCATTAAGAGTCCAATGGACCCGGTGACATCTCTGCCGCTCGGCTCGGTGGATCTCACACCGCTAGAAATGGCAGGAGCGTATGCCACCTTTGCAAGCGGAGGGTGGCAGTCCCCCACAACAACGATCGTGCAAGTGACCGACAGTCAGGGCAGAATGCTGCTGGACAATACTCCAAAACCGCAGCTTGTCCTCGACCCCTGGGCAGTCGCGGCGTTAAATGACACGATGCAGAGCGTCATCAGCAGCGGCACGGCAACCTCGGCGCGAATCGGTCGTCCAGCGGCGGGCAAAACAGGAACCACGTCCTCGGAGCGAGATATCTGGTTTGCGGGCTACGTACCGCAGCTCTCAACGGCGATCTGGGTGGGCAACGATGACTATACCCAAATTGGCATCGGGGCGACGGGAGGAACGCTGGTGGCTCCGGTCTGGCGAAACTTTATGAATCGCGCCCTGGAAGGGGTTCCGGTAGAAAACTTTAAGCCAATGTCGAGCTTCCCGCGTCCGCAGTAA
- the glyS gene encoding glycine--tRNA ligase subunit beta has translation MTSFLLEVGTEELPASFVNDALNQWRSIVPASLTEAFLGFDTVEIYATPRRLAVLIKGLPAQQLDREEEIKGPAAQAAFKDGKPTKAAEGFARSRGVDVSALEIRSTDKGEFVFVQQKIAGRPTAEVLTELVPRWISGLEGKRFMRWGDGDLRFPRPIRWLVALLDDAVLPLTLENGSEKYVSDRISQGHRVLHPEPVKLKQAEDYVTTLRDAFVEVDSAQREIKIQEQAQVAAKSVGGYASIDPGLLQEVRDLVEYPTAVVGKFDDAFLELPAEVIVTEMESHQRYFPVLKSEESNELLPHFITISNGDPQKSEIIAAGNGRVIRARLSDGKYFFDVDRKQPLEAYLPRLETVTFQEQLGSVRQKADRIVQIANAIADQLKVNDSKRTQIQRAALLCKADLVTQMVGEFPELQGVMGEKYALASGEPAEVATAIREHYLPRSANDRLPQTQIGQVVGLADRMDTLVSIFSIGLIPTGSADPFALRRAATAIVNILWAANLPIDLDRLITQTIDLLKTALPKGIDQPENLQTQLRTFFLQRIRTLLEDDRAIDYDLVNAVLGENDREYTDRAMRDLLDLRDRAQFLQTIRRNGMLDKIYETVNRASRLATQGALDTQTLDPQSVVQPKLFQQPSEQAFYDALIRLLPQTTAARADRNYQKLVDALTEIAPVVSNFFDGSQSVLVMDENLDVRKNRLNLLGLLRNHARLLADFGAIVKAG, from the coding sequence ATGACATCGTTTTTGTTGGAAGTTGGAACCGAAGAATTACCTGCCAGTTTTGTCAACGATGCGCTAAATCAGTGGCGATCGATCGTTCCGGCAAGCCTGACGGAGGCGTTTCTGGGTTTCGATACCGTTGAGATTTACGCAACACCGCGTCGTTTGGCGGTTCTCATCAAAGGTCTGCCTGCCCAGCAGCTCGATCGGGAAGAGGAAATTAAGGGTCCGGCGGCTCAGGCGGCATTCAAGGACGGCAAGCCTACCAAAGCAGCAGAAGGATTTGCCCGATCGCGGGGTGTGGACGTTTCGGCATTAGAAATTCGATCGACCGACAAGGGCGAATTTGTCTTTGTGCAGCAGAAGATTGCAGGTCGTCCCACAGCGGAGGTGCTGACGGAATTGGTGCCCCGGTGGATTTCCGGGCTGGAAGGAAAGCGGTTTATGCGCTGGGGCGATGGCGATCTGCGCTTCCCCCGTCCGATTCGCTGGCTGGTGGCACTGCTGGATGATGCCGTGCTTCCCCTGACGCTCGAAAATGGCTCTGAAAAGTACGTGAGCGATCGGATTTCCCAGGGACATCGCGTTTTGCATCCGGAACCCGTAAAACTGAAGCAGGCAGAGGATTACGTGACCACCCTGCGGGATGCCTTTGTGGAGGTAGATTCGGCACAGCGGGAAATTAAGATTCAGGAACAGGCACAGGTTGCCGCAAAATCAGTGGGCGGCTATGCCTCGATCGATCCGGGACTGCTGCAAGAGGTGCGCGATCTGGTGGAGTATCCCACCGCAGTCGTCGGTAAGTTTGACGATGCCTTCCTGGAGCTTCCGGCGGAAGTGATCGTGACGGAGATGGAGAGTCACCAGCGCTATTTCCCGGTATTGAAGTCCGAGGAATCCAACGAACTGCTGCCCCACTTTATTACCATCTCGAACGGCGATCCGCAGAAGTCGGAAATTATTGCGGCGGGCAATGGGCGCGTGATTCGGGCAAGGCTTTCGGACGGCAAATATTTCTTTGATGTCGATCGTAAACAGCCCTTAGAAGCATACCTGCCCCGCCTGGAAACCGTTACTTTTCAGGAGCAGCTAGGTTCGGTGCGGCAGAAAGCCGATCGAATTGTGCAAATTGCTAACGCGATCGCCGATCAGCTCAAGGTCAACGATTCCAAACGCACCCAAATCCAGAGGGCGGCGCTGCTGTGCAAAGCCGATCTGGTGACGCAAATGGTGGGTGAGTTCCCCGAATTGCAGGGCGTCATGGGCGAAAAGTATGCGCTGGCAAGCGGAGAACCGGCTGAGGTTGCAACCGCCATTCGCGAACATTATCTGCCCCGCAGCGCAAATGATCGGCTCCCGCAAACCCAAATTGGTCAGGTTGTAGGACTGGCAGATCGGATGGATACGCTGGTTAGCATTTTTAGCATTGGCTTAATTCCCACGGGTTCCGCCGATCCGTTTGCGCTGAGACGGGCTGCAACGGCGATCGTCAATATCCTTTGGGCAGCAAACCTGCCGATCGATCTGGATCGCCTAATTACGCAAACGATTGATCTGCTGAAAACGGCTCTGCCGAAGGGAATTGACCAGCCCGAAAATCTGCAAACCCAGCTTCGCACCTTCTTCCTGCAACGGATTCGGACATTGCTGGAGGACGATCGGGCGATTGACTACGACCTCGTGAATGCCGTCCTGGGCGAAAACGATCGGGAGTACACGGATCGGGCAATGCGTGATCTGCTGGATCTGCGCGATCGGGCACAGTTTTTGCAGACCATTCGCCGTAACGGCATGTTGGACAAGATCTACGAGACGGTGAACCGGGCTTCTCGTCTGGCGACACAGGGTGCTCTGGATACCCAAACCCTCGATCCGCAGTCGGTGGTTCAGCCCAAACTATTCCAGCAGCCCTCCGAGCAGGCGTTCTACGATGCTCTAATCCGTTTGCTGCCTCAGACCACCGCTGCCAGAGCCGATCGCAACTATCAAAAGCTCGTTGATGCCCTGACGGAGATTGCTCCGGTCGTCAGCAATTTCTTCGACGGTTCCCAGAGCGTACTGGTGATGGATGAAAATCTGGACGTTCGCAAAAACCGCTTAAACCTGCTGGGACTGCTGCGAAACCATGCCCGTCTTCTGGCAGATTTTGGGGCGATCGTGAAGGCTGGCTAA
- a CDS encoding OmpA family protein: protein MTQSPSTSPSPTAEPMQSGSPSDVNVPLSSETEQTEAHTTTIAPKRRNRGSAFLWLFRLLLLGAGGSVAVVAGMAIAQFYPAQTQEMPFVERLLHSSDTVLRQLERLPQIWQGKPDAPAAVPSASPVESAASPSSTTDAASLPLTSADRVKLENELKQLQQELDQIGDRATALENRLGTPNRSSDIAQRLQTIQQQLNPGTATRPIAAPTNSPAAAIPPATSTVTQDDRLMVTLPSDTLFETDQTTLKPGTEAILNSIVNDLKQYSGATIRVTAHLDQQGTEAADRERSFQQAKAIEQYLGGQLKDGYHWLVEGYGHSRPVAANDTTVNRQRNRRIEIIIEPK from the coding sequence ATGACCCAATCCCCCTCGACTTCCCCCTCCCCTACAGCGGAGCCAATGCAAAGCGGTTCACCGTCTGACGTTAACGTGCCCCTTTCTTCTGAAACGGAACAGACTGAAGCCCACACCACAACGATCGCCCCAAAACGCCGGAATCGCGGTTCTGCTTTTCTGTGGCTGTTTCGGCTGCTGTTACTGGGTGCGGGAGGGAGTGTGGCAGTTGTAGCAGGAATGGCGATCGCCCAATTCTATCCAGCCCAAACTCAGGAAATGCCGTTTGTGGAACGGCTGCTGCATAGCTCGGATACGGTGCTGCGTCAGCTAGAGCGACTGCCCCAAATCTGGCAGGGCAAGCCCGATGCGCCTGCTGCTGTCCCGTCGGCAAGTCCTGTAGAAAGTGCTGCGTCGCCTTCTTCGACCACGGATGCCGCTTCTCTGCCCCTCACGTCCGCCGATCGTGTAAAGCTTGAGAATGAGCTAAAGCAGCTCCAGCAGGAGCTAGACCAGATTGGCGATCGTGCCACTGCCCTGGAGAACCGACTGGGAACACCCAACCGCAGTAGCGACATTGCCCAACGGCTTCAGACCATCCAGCAACAGTTGAACCCTGGTACTGCCACCCGTCCGATCGCCGCTCCCACGAATTCCCCCGCTGCCGCAATTCCACCTGCCACCAGCACTGTAACGCAGGACGATCGCCTGATGGTGACGCTTCCTAGCGATACGCTGTTTGAAACAGATCAGACGACGCTGAAACCGGGAACAGAGGCAATTCTCAACAGCATTGTGAACGATCTGAAGCAGTATTCCGGCGCAACTATTCGTGTGACTGCCCATCTGGATCAGCAGGGGACGGAAGCCGCCGATCGGGAGCGATCGTTTCAACAGGCAAAGGCGATCGAGCAGTATTTGGGCGGTCAGTTAAAGGACGGCTATCACTGGCTGGTGGAGGGCTATGGGCACAGTCGTCCGGTGGCGGCAAATGATACAACCGTGAATCGGCAGCGGAATCGCCGGATTGAGATCATCATTGAGCCAAAATAA
- a CDS encoding ferredoxin-thioredoxin reductase variable chain: MKVGDRVRVRESVVVYNHPTHRNQAFDIQGLEGEILSFANEWQGKPISANYPLVVKFDNKFKAHLRENELELV, from the coding sequence ATGAAAGTTGGCGATCGTGTAAGAGTCAGAGAGTCCGTCGTGGTGTATAACCACCCCACCCACCGCAATCAAGCGTTTGATATTCAGGGGCTAGAAGGAGAAATTTTGTCATTTGCTAACGAATGGCAGGGCAAGCCAATCAGCGCGAACTACCCGCTGGTGGTAAAGTTCGACAACAAATTCAAGGCACACCTGCGCGAAAACGAACTAGAACTGGTCTAG
- a CDS encoding DUF6464 family protein, translated as MEPSLPTEVILSHPKRSLGSVHLNWNPQPGSYLDLEGKTYAVLERHHRYQFTAGKYRLQKIALYVQSAERPDEQTQHNGLWVLGDTTCRYNARSELIRCVVNPSGPCEGCKHYEQIAD; from the coding sequence ATGGAGCCATCCCTGCCGACTGAGGTAATTCTCAGCCACCCAAAGCGATCGCTTGGCAGCGTGCATCTCAACTGGAATCCTCAGCCCGGATCGTATCTTGACCTCGAAGGCAAAACCTATGCAGTGCTGGAGCGGCATCATCGCTATCAGTTCACGGCGGGAAAATATCGCCTCCAAAAGATTGCCCTCTATGTCCAGTCTGCCGAGCGCCCGGATGAGCAAACTCAGCACAATGGGCTGTGGGTCTTGGGCGATACCACCTGCCGCTACAATGCCCGATCGGAGCTAATCCGCTGTGTTGTCAATCCTTCTGGTCCCTGCGAAGGCTGCAAGCATTACGAGCAGATTGCTGACTGA
- the fmt gene encoding methionyl-tRNA formyltransferase gives MKIVFFGTPQFAVPSLERLIRHEAIEVLAVVTQPDKRRGRGNEVTPSPVKAVAIEQGLTVWQPQRIKKDETVLQSLRELGADAFVVVAYGQILSQEILDMPRLGCINAHGSILPKYRGAAPIQWCLYHGESETGITTMLMDAGMDTGAMLLKSITPIALTDHALDLAKTLSFDAATLLVDTLFGLEQGIIQPEPQNNDEATYAPLIKKEDHQLDWGRSALELHNQIRGFYPNCVTTFRDGSLKVTGTLPLDSSIRQRRQREAIVELPPELEKLQQEWNQTAASKEAEPGTIVGLLKGQGAVVQAGAGVLLLKEVQPAGKRSQSGWDFVNGMRIQVGEKLGS, from the coding sequence ATGAAAATTGTGTTTTTTGGAACGCCTCAGTTTGCTGTCCCCAGTCTGGAACGACTGATTCGGCACGAGGCAATCGAGGTTTTGGCAGTCGTCACGCAGCCCGATAAGCGACGGGGACGGGGCAATGAGGTAACGCCTTCTCCAGTGAAAGCGGTGGCGATCGAGCAGGGGTTAACTGTGTGGCAGCCGCAGCGCATCAAAAAGGATGAAACCGTTCTGCAAAGCCTGCGGGAACTGGGAGCCGATGCCTTTGTGGTGGTGGCGTATGGTCAGATCCTTTCCCAGGAAATTCTCGATATGCCGCGATTGGGCTGTATTAATGCCCATGGATCGATTTTGCCGAAGTATCGCGGAGCCGCGCCGATTCAGTGGTGTCTTTACCACGGCGAATCCGAAACCGGAATTACGACGATGCTGATGGATGCCGGGATGGATACGGGCGCAATGCTGCTGAAGTCGATCACGCCGATCGCCCTCACGGATCATGCCCTGGATCTGGCGAAAACCCTGTCTTTCGACGCCGCGACGCTGCTGGTGGATACGCTGTTTGGCTTAGAGCAGGGTATTATTCAGCCGGAACCGCAAAATAACGACGAAGCAACCTACGCCCCGCTAATTAAGAAGGAAGACCATCAGTTAGACTGGGGGCGATCGGCGCTGGAACTGCACAACCAGATTCGCGGCTTTTATCCCAACTGCGTGACGACCTTCCGGGATGGATCGCTAAAAGTGACTGGAACCCTACCGCTGGATAGCTCGATCCGCCAAAGGCGGCAGCGCGAAGCGATCGTAGAATTGCCGCCCGAACTGGAAAAGCTTCAGCAGGAGTGGAACCAGACGGCTGCATCAAAGGAGGCTGAGCCGGGAACGATCGTCGGCTTGCTCAAAGGTCAGGGGGCTGTTGTACAAGCAGGAGCGGGAGTGCTATTGCTGAAGGAAGTCCAGCCTGCCGGAAAACGATCGCAGTCCGGCTGGGATTTCGTCAACGGAATGAGAATTCAGGTCGGCGAAAAACTAGGGAGCTAA
- a CDS encoding DUF3038 domain-containing protein gives MQVSSPPTPSVPAILLPLPDPNVPEGVCPRRTRQEIDLLLLAIEALDLLGAEAILAAAQELDLKSVIPNRVVLWKLRATNPLRRNSQRRPLSLTEGKALVVITCHLARRLTVRVRQLLFAHEQYVEKEVTPEQYIGGLANYLERFRAHFRSRMNPKRSAVVVYNSDEKLNELALSLLSQLLFCTGTAGNQRLWSSLFDGEVV, from the coding sequence ATGCAAGTAAGTAGTCCACCCACCCCATCGGTTCCAGCCATCCTATTGCCCCTCCCCGATCCCAATGTGCCTGAGGGAGTGTGCCCCCGTCGAACCCGTCAAGAAATTGATCTGCTTCTGTTGGCGATCGAAGCACTGGATCTGCTGGGCGCGGAAGCTATTTTAGCGGCAGCCCAAGAGCTAGACCTGAAAAGTGTAATTCCCAATCGCGTGGTGCTGTGGAAGCTGCGAGCCACAAACCCCCTGCGGCGAAATAGCCAGCGTCGTCCTCTGAGTTTGACGGAAGGCAAAGCGCTGGTTGTGATTACCTGCCATCTTGCCCGGCGTCTGACAGTCAGGGTACGGCAGTTGCTCTTTGCCCACGAACAGTACGTTGAGAAAGAAGTGACGCCGGAGCAGTATATTGGCGGGCTGGCGAACTATCTAGAGCGGTTTCGCGCCCATTTTCGATCGCGGATGAATCCCAAGCGGTCGGCGGTGGTGGTCTACAATTCCGATGAAAAACTCAACGAACTGGCACTGAGTTTGCTGAGTCAACTGCTGTTCTGCACAGGGACGGCAGGCAATCAGAGACTCTGGAGCAGCTTGTTTGATGGAGAGGTAGTATGA